Genomic window (Arachis hypogaea cultivar Tifrunner chromosome 13, arahy.Tifrunner.gnm2.J5K5, whole genome shotgun sequence):
TGGTTTAAGACAATCATTCGATTAAGAAAATCAAAGCAAAGCAGATCAAAGAAATCAAAGGTACAGCACACTTTCTTTGTGTCAATTTTACCTTCATTAATCATCCTAGTCCAGGATTTCATTGCATGAGAGTCAAAATGATTATGCAAAACTATGTAGTACCACTATGTGGAGAGATTTGAAGTTCATGTATGTCTTCCTACCAACAAGGTCGATACAAATGAAGTTTTAACTTGAGTTTAGCATCAAGTCCTTAATTACAATGATATGAAATCTACTTCATATGAGGGTTGTTCACTTTTAAGTTCTAACAAGAAAGTTTCTATTTCCACATATCTGCTAATAATTTGATATAGGGATCTTTAGCTTCATTGAAGATAAAGAATAATACAGAAAGAGAGTCTAGTGGTTTAGCAAATGGAACTAGTACTGCAAGTGAAAATCTTGTGTCCTCTGGGCTACCACTTGAAACTATTGCTGCAACAAGAATACAGATGGCATTCCGGGCATACAAGGTATGTCAAAAATTCAGAGTAACGATTTGAGATCATTGATTTAGCACCTCCCTGCCAAGCATGCTTCCCATTTCATATTTTGTTGTTCAACTCTGGATAATATGCTTAACATTTATTTACAGATCTTTCTTAAAGCCATCTACTTTTTTTTCGTTTTACCAAGACAACATTCAAATTCTACAGGCTAGAAAATCTTTAGGCCGATTAAAAGGATTGGCAAAGCTAAAGATTCTGACAGAAGGTTACTCTGTTAGAAAACAAGCTACTACAGCCATAAATTATCTTCACTCATGGAGTAAGATACAGACAGATATTAGAGCTCGCCGAATCTGTATGGTGACAGAAGACAGGATCAGGCGGAAGAAACTGGATTCACAGCTAAAGCTTGAAGCAAAGCTCCATGATCTGGAGGTAACCTTCCCATACATTGTGGTATGCTAGCATGTAAAGCTAGAAAGTTTTCATAAAGGAACATTTTCCCTTTTTAAAACTAATGCTTCTTTACAGAACACTTTTTACAATGTGATATTACCTAGTGAAAATCTTGTTAATGTACTAATTTTATTAAAGTCAATAGATAGATGAACTTATTTGAACCCCCCTTTAGATACTCTCTTCTCTGATTCATAGGTGGATTGGTGTGGAGGCCCTGAAACCATGGAGGAAATCGTTGCAAGGCTACATCAGAGAGAAGAAGCAGCAGTTAAGAGGGAAAGAGCCATGGCTTATGCCTTTTCTCATCAGGTAGGTTAACCTTAGAACATGAGTCTCATCTGAAGTGCATGATCTTGTTTATTTCCCCTGACACAACTGAAagccaattatatatatatatatatatgcacacaGTGGAGGGCCAACTGTAGTCAGAGTCAAGGGCTAGGCAGTTATGAACTTGGCAAAGCTAACTGGGGTTGGAGCTGGAAGGAGTGCTGGATTGCGGCTCGCCCGTGGGAAAGCCGCATCCCCAACCTAACCGTGAGTCCCAAGAAAGCTCAAAATAAGTACTCAAGCCAAGGTCAGAAGGATAAGAACACATTGACACCAAATGGACAAGTTTCAGTTAAAGCTCCTTCACCTAATGTAAAAGGCACTCCTCCTTCTTTAGGTAGTGCAAAAGGGTCTACAAAAGCTAGGAGATTATCTTACCCAACCACACAGAAAATGGTGGTGCATGAAGGAAAGCAATGAAATCTCATGTGGCTGGCACTCATAATATGCagttttcttttaattcaagCCTATTGtgtaacactttttttttttccttccttgTGTTTTTATGCTACCTTTCAGGGTTCCAAATTGATCAAATATTCACAAAATTAGAGAACCAACAGACTTGTCTTTCTAAAGAGAGTAGACATTCAAACTGTAATATCAAGCTTATGACATGGACTAATTTCCCTTAGCAACTGGGCCCCTGGTTTTCATATTATATGGCAATAATTACTTGGATTTATATGCTTTCCACCAAACATCTATTGACCACCCAACTACCTAAAAggctaaaaattattattgtcttattttttattttaataatttagttCCCATAAATTTTAACTTCcaaattaattcataattttttagacAAATCATTCTTcgcattatatttttttttccggAGTGTTTGAGGCTAATCATAATAGGTTGTTCTGCCAATTCTGTTATCGCTGAAGAAGAAATGGTAAACTCAACCACCATAACAATTAACATAATAATGTTCCATATCTTCAAAAATGTATCAACATAAAAGTGGGTCAAAAACcataattaattgatatagtaTGTAATATAGTATAGGCTATAGCAGCTAGCGCACACATGGTTTCCATTCTGAGAGCGTTATTATCAACACCGTTATTATTACCCAGAGCATCTCTCTCCAGATTCatggattcttcttcttcttcttgttcttccaacTTCCACGAAGGAGGATCCCAGAAGCTTCGGGCTTTGGCGCAGCAGCTCCGATTCTACAAGCCACCGCCTTTTTCGGAGGAGGTTGAGGAACAGAGCAATGAAGAAGAGTGTGGGAGCGGTAAGGTTGTTTCCCAAGTGGGATTTCCTGAATCGGCCACACCAGTGGCTCAGAACCCTGAAAAGTTCAGACCAAAGAGAGCTGCTGTTTTGATCTGCCTCTTTGAAGGGGATGCCGGTGATCTTAGGGTTATACTCACTAAGCGCTCTTCTAAGCTCTCCTCTCACTCCGGTAGGTCCTGTATTTTTTGGGAGTGTTGTTTGTTTGCAGGTCAATTGTTTGAGAAATTGTCTCAAAGagattaattttgaatttttgttatggTGATCATATGATATGGTAGCATCATGTGTAGATATGTAATACAATATTGAATTGGATAattgtgtatcaaaattaaatcttcGTGTAAATTCAGCTTAATTAGTTTTGCAATTAAGGTTCTGTGAATTAAGTGTTCAGGTGAAGTGGCTTTGCCCGGTGGGAAAGCAGAGGAAGGGGATAAGGATGATGGGGACACTGCAAAGAGAGAGGCAAAGGAGGAAATTGGGTTGGACCCTGAACTTGTCAATGTTGTTACTGTTCTTGAACCATTCTTGTCTAAGGTGTGTGTTCTATTTTATTTGATACTTGGATAATTTGATAGACAGATCCCTGGCTTGCTTGTGTTTTTAAAGCAAGACTGTGTATTCTCCAGTTGTGTGTGATTAGGATTTTAGCTGTAGGATTCAGACACTTTTAAGAGTGTTGATTTTTGGTTTCCACAGGTCACTGATTGGTGAAACTCAGGGTTCTTGCTTTATTTTGATTATGCAACTAGATGATTTCCAGTAAAATAGTAATTGTTAATTAATGTTAATGTGATTATTGTCTTATATACTAATTGCTTCATAAGATATTGATGTAATGATGTCTGTGTAACTCTAATGAGTGGTCAATGGGTTGATGATGAGATACATCCCCTTTGTTATGATTGAGTTCCAATTCACTCGTTATTTCTGGAAATAGAAATCTATAAATGATATGCTAGAGGGTCCTCATTTCTATGCATATTTCATTTCACTAGTTAGTATAGTCAGTAGCTGTTATTTAATCTGTAACAACTGATGTTAGATGATTGGGACTCCTTTTAGTTAGGCTAAATCTCATCTTCTTCAGATTATAAGTGTTTGATAGGAAATTTACCAGCAGCTCCCTATCATGCTTCTTTTGTAGCACCTCCTCAGAGTGGTTCCAGTCATTGGCATACTTCATGACAAGAAAGCATTCAAACCGGTTCTAAATCCTGCAGAAGTGGACGCAGTATTTGATGCACCTCTGGAAATGTTTCTGAAGGTGCGGTCTAGTTTCTTTCTCTGTGTCTTCTAAATTATTGACATTTCTTTTACAGGTTGTCTGATGATGTTGCTTGAATCAGGATGAAAATCGGAATCAGGAGGAGAGGGAGTGGATGGGAGAGAAGTATTTGATACATTACTTCGACTATGAAACTGAGCATACAAACTACCTCATATGGGGTTTAACTGCTGGTATATTGATTAGGGCTGCGTCAGTTGTGTACAAACGGGAACCAGCTTTCATGGAGCAGAATCCTAAATTCAAAGTTCCAAAGGTTTTAACTAAGGATACTGTAATGCGTTGAGTTCAATATTTACTTTAACTTGTCATTAATATTTGTTCGTCCCACAATAATATTTTACACAGCTATAAATTTCTTGAGTCAAAGGAAGCTGTTTTATATTTACTGAAAGAAAGGAAAAGGGTATGACGAAGTTGAGGGTTTCGAGACCACTTAAAAGGGCGTGGATATCAACGAATCCTAGAAGCATTTCCTGAATATTGTTCTTTTTCCTCAGGTACCATGGTCAGTTTGTTTTGTCATCTCCAGGATTCATGGTAGTCTTACTCATGTGTTGTGTGTCTGATACTCTGATCCAGTGCCTGATTACACCATTGATAAAGAAAGTAACATTTATGGGTCCAGATGTTTGGTTTTTTTTCTGTTGAATTGAATTTATAGGTTATGATATAATTAGGCTTAGTTGTTACTTGTTATGTAAGAAAGAGCCGCATGCCATGTACCATCCTACACTGACTACGTAATGCTGGGTTAAGGTTGGAGGGcttatagtagttattttatgaCTTTTGAGTTGAACTTTATATGTTCAACACTAAAAGTTTGTGACGACCCACTGTAAATCGTGGTAAATGCCAGATGAGTACTGCCTGGACGCTTGCTGATAATGCATCGTGCAACAGAACAAGGAAAACTACCGAATAATATAGATAGAGATTATGGTGTGTGGACAATTCATTGAGTTATAAAGGTTAGATGATGATATTTACATTTTAGCAAGAGTACTGCAAAACACTCAACCCCAAACAACAACAAACCCCCACACccaacccccccccccctttttttttctcttctgtcccaaagaaaaacaaggaaaatctaaaaaataaggaAGCACACTTCTTTTATTGATATAAAGTCCAAACTCAAACACACAAAAGGCCTAGGTATTAGAATTGAGATAATATTCAGATTGTTCTCTGAAATTTGAAGGTAGGATTAAATTGACTCCTAAAATGTCAATTGACccaaaatgaattttaaaatttatagttgTAATTCATATTAGTCCTTAAGCTCATATTCGTTAAAGGCACTGCTGTTTTGGCACGTTAACTTATTAGACTCAATAAAACAAAACGACATTTTATATTGACGCTCAATCTT
Coding sequences:
- the LOC112733575 gene encoding nudix hydrolase 15, mitochondrial isoform X2, with amino-acid sequence MVSILRALLSTPLLLPRASLSRFMDSSSSSCSSNFHEGGSQKLRALAQQLRFYKPPPFSEEVEEQSNEEECGSGKVVSQVGFPESATPVAQNPEKFRPKRAAVLICLFEGDAGDLRVILTKRSSKLSSHSGEVALPGGKAEEGDKDDGDTAKREAKEEIGLDPELVNVVTVLEPFLSKHLLRVVPVIGILHDKKAFKPVLNPAEVDAVFDAPLEMFLKDENRNQEEREWMGEKYLIHYFDYETEHTNYLIWGLTAGILIRAASVVYKREPAFMEQNPKFKVPKL
- the LOC112733574 gene encoding protein IQ-DOMAIN 9, which codes for MGSGHWFKTIIRLRKSKQSRSKKSKGSLASLKIKNNTERESSGLANGTSTASENLVSSGLPLETIAATRIQMAFRAYKARKSLGRLKGLAKLKILTEGYSVRKQATTAINYLHSWSKIQTDIRARRICMVTEDRIRRKKLDSQLKLEAKLHDLEVDWCGGPETMEEIVARLHQREEAAVKRERAMAYAFSHQWRANCSQSQGLGSYELGKANWGWSWKECWIAARPWESRIPNLTVSPKKAQNKYSSQGQKDKNTLTPNGQVSVKAPSPNVKGTPPSLGSAKGSTKARRLSYPTTQKMVVHEGKQ
- the LOC112733575 gene encoding nudix hydrolase 15, mitochondrial isoform X1 gives rise to the protein MVSILRALLSTPLLLPRASLSRFMDSSSSSCSSNFHEGGSQKLRALAQQLRFYKPPPFSEEVEEQSNEEECGSGKVVSQVGFPESATPVAQNPEKFRPKRAAVLICLFEGDAGDLRVILTKRSSKLSSHSGEVALPGGKAEEGDKDDGDTAKREAKEEIGLDPELVNVVTVLEPFLSKHLLRVVPVIGILHDKKAFKPVLNPAEVDAVFDAPLEMFLKDENRNQEEREWMGEKYLIHYFDYETEHTNYLIWGLTAGILIRAASVVYKREPAFMEQNPKFKVPKVLTKDTVMR